In Microbacterium terrisoli, the genomic stretch CGGCGCCGACCACCAGCATCCACCACTGCTGCGTGCGGATCACCAGCGCCAGGCCCACCAGAGCAGCCAGGGCGAAGAAGGACAGCGCCACGATCAGCACCGTGCGGGCCTGGACCTTGCGCGAGGCGGTCAGTCGCGCCGGTCCGTGGCGGTGGTCGTCGGTGCCCCGAACGCCGTCGGAGTGGTCATTGGCGAAGTTCACGCCGATCTGCAGCAGCACCGCGACGGCCAGGCACCCGAGCGCGAGCACCCAGTGGAACCGGATGTCGATCACGTGCGCCGCTCCGGTGCCGATGAGCACCGGCGTCACCGCGAGCGGCAGCGTGCGCAACCGGGCCGCCCCGACCCAGTCCCCGGCGGTGGGCCGGGGGATGTGCCGGACCGGGGCCTTGGCCGGATTGCCGCCGGACGGCGTTCGCTTCTTGCGGGACGTGCGGGAAGAGGATGCCACGGCACTGATTCTATTCGGCGCGCTGTGGGTCTCTTCGGCGCGCTGTGGGTCTCGTCGGCGCGCTGTGGGTCTCGTCGGCGCCCCTACCGCCGCCCGCGCCGGGTCAGCCAGCTGTTCAGGAACATCACGAGGAGCCCGACGACGAAGATGAGCGTGCCGAAGCACAGCACCTGCGGCGGCAGTCCGACCTTCGCGGCTCCGTAGACGAACAGCGGGAAGGTGACAGCGGGGCCTGCGACGAAGCTCGTGATGACGTAATCGTCGATCGACATCGCCAGGGCCAGGGCACCGGCGGCGATCATGCCGGGCACCAGCAGCGGCAGTGTCACCTTGACGAATCCGACGAACGGCGCAGCGCCGAGGTCTGCGGCCGCCTGCTCGAGCACCATGCCGGTGCCCGAGAGGCGGGCGCGCACGACGACCACCACATAGGCCAGACAGAACGTCACGTGCACCAGCAGCACGGTCCAGAATCCGAGCGGGATGCTCGACGACAGGAAGAACGACAGGGATGCCGCGCCGACGACGATCGACGGTGCCGCGATGTCAGCGAACACGGTCGCCGAGATCGCACTCTTGCCGAAGAATCGATAGCGCTCCAGCGCCATCGCCAGCGGCACACCGATGAGGATCGCGATGACCGCGGCGAGCACAGCGATCACGACAGACAGCAGGAACGCCTCGCCCAGCCCCTGCACCTGCGTGAGGTTCTGATACCAGTACAGCGTGAACCCGTGCCATCTGAAGGTGATGCGGCTGGTCGGGGTGTTGTTGAAGCTGTAGACGACCATCGTGATGATCGGCAGCAGCGTGATCACCAGGAACACCCAGAAGAAGATCGGCAGGAACGGGCCGCGCCGCTTCTTGGGCAGGTTGACGACGTTGCCGGCGGGGTCGGGCAGGCCACGGGTGGCGGGCGCGACATCGGTGGCGATGCTCATACCAGGTCCTCGATGTTGTCAGTGCCCGCGATGCGGGCATACGCGAACAGGATCACACCGAGCACGATCATCAGGACCGTGGACAGCGCTGCGGCGACGTTGTACTGCTGGTTGGTCAGGTAGGCGTCTTGGATGGCTTGGCCGATGGTGTAGGTGTGAGTTCCACCCAGCAGGGACGGACTGACCGGGTCACCGGCCGAGTCGATGAACACGAGCAGCACGCCCGCGAAGATCCCCGACCGGGTCAGCGGCAGCACGGTATGGAAGAATGTGGCGCTCTTCTTTCCGTACAGATCGGCGGATGCCTCGATCAGGCGCGGATCGATCCGTTCGAGGGCGACGTAGATCGGCAGCACCATGAACGCCAGGTCGTTGTAGGCGAGCCCGCCGATCACGGCGGCACCGGTGCCCAGGACGTGGATGTCGGTGCCGATCAGATGCATCGCGCGAAGGACCGAGAGCACCGGCCCCTGGTCGCTGAGCAGGAACGCCCACATGTCTGTGCGGATGATGAACGAGACCAGGAAGCTGAGCATCACCAGCAGCAGCAGGAAGTTCTTCCACTGCGGGCGCACCCGGAACGCGATGAAGTACGCCATCGGATAGCCGACGAGGATCGTGACGACCGTGGCCACCGCGCCGTAGAACACACCACGTCCGAGGAACAGCCAATAGGGGGTCGTCGCCTCCGGGCCGAACAGCTTTGCGTAGACGCCGACGTTCCACGTGAACGTGTAGCCGTCTTCGGGGTTGCCGCTCATGAGCGAGACCGCAAGGCCCGAGATCAGCGGAATGACGAACAGCACCAGCAGCCATGCGATGCCGGCCAGCGCCAGCAGGTACGGCGCGGGGTTGCGTCGGATGCGGGCGCGCAACGGCGGCTTGGGGCCGGTGGCGGGAGCGGCGAGAGCGGTGACGGCGGTCATGACTGGATCACCTGGTTGAAGGTCTCGTTCCACTGCTCATACTCGTCGTAGTTGCGGAACACGTAGAAGTCGTTGCTCTTGCGCTCCATCTCGGGAGTCGGGAACACCAATGGGCTGTTGGCGACATCCGGATCCTCCAATTCTTCGAGGATGTACTGCTTGGCCGCCGGCACCGGGCACACGTAGTTCACCCAGTCCTCGACGATGCCCGCGATCTCGGGCGTGTAGTAGAAGTTCATCCACTCCAGGGCGTCGGCGGGATGCTGCGCCTGCATCGGGATCAGCATGTTGTCGTGCCAGACCATCTGGCCCTCGTCTGGGGTGACGAACTCGAGGTCGGCCGCCCCGTTCGCCTGCGCCTGGAAGACGTCGCCTGACCAGGCCTGCGACACCCACGTGTCACCGTTCTGGAGCTTGTCGATGTAGCTCTGGTCGTAATATCCGGTGACGTTCACGCGCTGCTTCTTCAGCCAGTCAGCCGCACGCCTCCAGTCCGCCGGCGTCGAGTCCACGGGTTTCACGCCGGTCGCCAGCAACCCTGCGCTGCCGAGCTCGGTGTTGTCGTTCATCATCCCGATCCGGCCCTTCAGCGCCGGATCGAGCAGATCCTGGAACGACGTGATCTTCTTCGGGGAGAGCTTCTTGTTGTAGGCGAGCCCGGTGAAACCGGTCTGCCACACGACCGAGTGCGCGTTGCCGGGGTCGTACGGCGGGTTCTTGACGCTGTCGGCCGCGTATTTCGCGAAGTTCGGCAGTCGGGAGTGGTCGAGCTGCATGAGGAATCCGTTGCGGATCATCTCGGTCAGCTCCCACCCGTTGGTCATCACCACGATGTCGTAGCCGAGCGCCTGGTGCGCACGCAGCTGCGGCGCGATCGTCGCATAGAACGGGGCGTTGCCCTGGATGACCGGCATGTAGTCGACCTTGATGCCGGTCGCCTTCGTGAACATCTCCAGCGACGGGATCTTGCCTTTGTCCTGGTCGATGTACAGCGGCCAGTTCGCGAAGTCGAGCATGCCCGTCTTCTTCTGCTTGGCCCAGAAGGCCGGCCAGTCGATCTGCTGCTGCGCCTGCCCGGCCGGCGAGCCCGGGATGCCGCAGCCGGCAAGCGTCGCCGACATGGCGACCGCGCCCAGGCCCGTGAGTGCTCCACGCAGCAGAGTGCGCCGGGACAGACGCTGCTGGGTCAGGCCTCGGATCAGCGCGGGATCGTTCGGCGTCATCGGGTCGCCGTCCGGATCGTGTCGGTGACCGGCGCCGCCTGCGGCGCACTGTCGGCGGCCGACGGCAGCAGGAAGGCGTGGTCGGGGTCCCACCCGATCGTGACCTGCTCGCCGGCGGCGGCGCGCTGGGAGGGGTCGAGGTTCTGCGCGAACGAGCGCAGCACATCGCCCCATGTGGTCACGACCTCGTATTCCGTGCTCGCGCCCAGGTAGGTGGCGGTGCGCACGATCCCGCGCACCCGATTCACCCCGGCGGCGCTCGCGCCGTCACGGGTGACCACGAGCTTCTCGGGACGCAGGCCGATCCGAGCGTCCTGCGTCGCGATCGCCTTCAGGTCCTCAGCGCCGACCTGCACAGCAGTGCCGTCGGGCAGACGCAGTCCGTCGTCGCCGAGCTGTGCCGGCAGGATGTTGCACGAGCCGAGGAACTCCGCCACGAACTGCGTCGCCGGCCGGTCGTAGACCCGCTGCGGCTCGCCGATGTCTTCGATGCGGCCGCCGTTCATCACTGCGAGCCGGTCTGCCATCGACATGGCCTCGTTCTGGTCGTGCGTGACGTAGAGGAATGTGATGCCGACCTCTCGCTGAATGCGCTTGAGCTCGATCTGCATGGACTTGCGGATCTTGGCGTCCAGAGCCCCCATCGGCTCGTCCAGCAGCAGCACCTTCGGCTCGTTGACCAGGGCCCGCGCCAGCGCCACACGCTGCTGCTGGCCGCCGGAGAGCTGGTGCGGCCGGCGCGTGCCGAAGCCTTCGAGCCCGACCAGCTCGAGCATGTCGTTCGCGCGACGGCGGGCGTCACCGCCCGAGACGCCCTTGCGGCGCAGGCCGAAGGCCACGTTGTCGGCCACCGTCATGTGCGGGAACAGCGCGTACGACTGGAACACCGTGTTCACGTCGCGCTTGTACGGGGGCAGGGCCGTCACATCCGCGCCCTCCAGCAGGATGCGGCCCTCGGTGGGCAGCTCGAAGCCGCCGACCATGCGAAGAGTGGTCGTCTTGCCACAGCCCGACGGGCCGAGCAGCGCGAAGAATTCGCCCTGCGCAAGCTGCAGGTCGATGTCTTGCACCGCGTGGGTCTGGTCGAACGCCTTGGTGACGTGCTGCAAGACGACGGCGGGAACGGATGCCGCAGGCGGACGCTCGTCGGTCACGGTATCTCCTCTCGGGTGAGGTGTCATCCGCGATGCGCAGCCGGGGCAGCGTCGCGCCGGGATGTGCACTCATTCTGCCCCGGACCCACGTGTCGGCGCGACGACAATGTGCCCTGGAGCGCACCCGTTCCGGTCATTCCGTCCGGATGGCGGGGCTGTCGCTCACGCGTCGGCGACGGCGCGGCGGATCGCCTCGCGGTCGGGCTTGCCGCTGGGCAGAGTTGCGAGCCGGTCGACGAGCACGAGTCGCGCGGGGCGGGCGGCGGCGCCCAGCTGGTCGGCGACGGCCTGCCGTGCCGCATCGAGCTGTGCACTGTCGCTGCGGCGCAGTGCCTGCCCCCGGGGGACGACGATGACGGATGCCTCGCCCCAGTGCTGGTCTGGCACGCCGACCACGACCGCACCGGCCAGGCCCGCGACATCCCTCACGACGCGTTCGACCCGATCGAGCGAGACGTTCACACCGCCCGAGACGATGACGTTGTCGATGCGGCCGTGGATGCGCAGCACCCCGTCGTCGATCACGCCCGCATCCCCCGTGCGGTACCAGCGGCGGCCGTCGTCGTCGGTCACGAACACCGCGTCGGTCAGCTGCGGATCGCCGAGGTACCCGTCGGCGAGCATCGGACCGCTCAGCCGCACCTCGCCGTCGACGATCGCAGCCCGCACGTCCTGCAGCGGCACACCGTCGTACACGCAGCCGCCGCAGGTCTCGGTCGACCCGTACGTGCGCACGATGCGGGCCCCGGCATCCTGCGCGCGCTCCCTCGTGGCCAGCGGCAGCGCCTGGCCTCCGACGAGGATCGCGGCGAAAGTGCGCAGCGCCTCGGCGACGAGGTCATCGGCCTCGGCCGCATCGAGCAGGCGCTGCAGCTGCGCGGGTACGAGCGATGTGTACGAGCCGGGGGGCATCGCCAGGGCAGCCTCGGCGAACGCCACGGGGTCGAAGCGACCCTCCAGCAGGATCGGGTCGCAGCCGGCGCGCAGCGAACGGATCATCACCTGGAGTCCCGCGATGTATCCCGGCGGCAGGGCCAGCAGCCAGGCGCCCTGGCCGATGCGGGCGGCGGTGGCATCGGTGCCGGCCAGCAGCGCGGCGCGGCTGAGCACGACGCTCTTGGGCACGCCGGTCGAGCCCGATGTGGTGATGACTGCCGCTGTGCCCTCGGGCACCTCGACCGCTGTGCCGTCGGGCACGTCGGTCGGCATGCCACCGGTCATGCCCAGCGCCAGCGCAGGACCGGTGCCCTCGAGCATGCGCCGGGCCGCCGCGAGCACTGCGGTTGCGTCACCCGCGAGTGGTTCGAGCCTCATGCGCGGCCTCAGAACTGCCAGGGGTACGGCGACCAGTCGGGATCGCGCTTCTGCAAGAAGGCGTCGCGCCCCTCGACAGCCTCATCGGTGCCGTACGCGAGCCGGGTCGCCTCGCCGGCGAACACCTGCTGACCGACCATCCCGTCGTCGACGGCGTTGAAGGCGAACTTCAGCATGCGGATCGCCGTGGGCGACTTCGTCAATACCGTGCGCGCCATCGCCACCGCCTCACGCTCGAGGTCGGCGTGCGGCACGACCCGGTTGACGGCGCCCATCTCATACGCGCGCTGTGCGGAGTACTCCTCGGCGAGGAAGAACACCTCGCGCGCGAATTTCTGCCCGATCTGCCGGGCGAAGTATGCCGAGCCGTATCCCGCGTCGAACGAGCCGACGTCGGCGTCGGTCTGCTTGAACCGGCCGTGCTCGGCGCTGGCGATCGTCAGGTCGCACACCACGTGCAGCGAGTGCCCGCCGCCGGCTGCCCACCCGGGCACGACGGCGATCACGGGCTTGGGCATGAATCGGATCAGCCGCTGCACTTCGAGGATGTGCAGGCGCCCGGCACGTGCCGTGTCGCCGCTTTTCGACTCGCCTTCGGCTCGCTCGACGACCGAGTCCTCGGAGTCGGAGTACTTGTAGCCGTCGCGCCCGCGGATGCGCTGGTCGCCGCCTGAGCAGAACGCCCAGCCGCCGTCCTTGGGGCTCGGCCCGTTGCCGGTGAGCAGCACCACGCCGATGCGCGGGTCGCACCGCGCGATGTCCAGCGCGGTGTACAGCTCGTCGACGGTGTGCGGGCGGAACGCGTTGCGCACCTCGGGCCGGTCGAACGCGATGCGCGCGATGCGCCCGTCGCGCGAGACATGCGCCGTGATGTCGGTGTACGCCGCCGCAGCGCCGTCAGGGCCGGGTGCCGGCATCCATTCATCGGGGTCGAAAAGCTCCGAAACGCTCACCCGACCAGATTACGCGGGCCGGAGCGCGGCCAGAAGGAGACCCGGCGCGTGCAAGACTGGAAAGCGCGCGTCCGCCCGAACGGAAGCGCGGAGAGGTCCGCATGAAGATCACGAAGACGGCCGATTGGCGCGAGGCCCTTCCATTCGAAGCACCGATCATCGCCGAGACCGTGATGCCGGGCGAACCGGCGCGCTGCGTGACGTGCGGCATCGCATCCGACCCGCTGCCGCGCACCGCGCTGTGGGCGGTCAAGCACCGTCACCCTCACGACCCCGCCGGCAGTGTGCGGCTGTACTGCGCCGATCACGCCCCTCGCGTGGCGGCGCCGACACCTCTCGCGAGCCCTTCACGCACGGTCGGGGCGACCCGTCCGGCCGGCACTGCACGCCCGCCGCGTGCGAAGGCCGCCGCGCGTGCGCCCCGCACTGCCGCAACGCCCAAGCCGATCGAGAAGCCGGAAGCGGTGTGCCCGGACTGCTTCATGGTGGTGCCGCCCAGCGGCATCTGCGGGGTGTGCGGCAAACAGGTCGCCTGACCGACTCTCCTCTCCCCTTCGCCCGAGGGCCGCTCAGCGGTTGCGGGCGTCGCGCCAGCGCAGCCAGCGATCGACGAGCTCGTAGTCCCAGTCGGGGCCCTGTAGGGCGAGCGTGAACAGGCGCACGCCGGCGTCGTGAAGAGCCGTGGCATCCTGCTCATCACGCCGGTGCAGCTCGTTCGACACGATCAGGCCCGACACGTCGCGCTGCTCACGCTCCGCCCACCGCTGAATGACCTCGATCTTGTGCGCGATGCCGTCGGCGGGCACGAAGCTGTGCCAGATGTCGGCGTGGCGGGCCACCAGGCGCAGCGTCTTCTGCTCGCCCTTGCCGCCGATCATGACGGGGATGCGGCGAGTCGGAGCCGGATTCAGCTTCGCCCAGCGCGACTCGATGCGGCGCA encodes the following:
- a CDS encoding ABC transporter permease, whose protein sequence is MSIATDVAPATRGLPDPAGNVVNLPKKRRGPFLPIFFWVFLVITLLPIITMVVYSFNNTPTSRITFRWHGFTLYWYQNLTQVQGLGEAFLLSVVIAVLAAVIAILIGVPLAMALERYRFFGKSAISATVFADIAAPSIVVGAASLSFFLSSSIPLGFWTVLLVHVTFCLAYVVVVVRARLSGTGMVLEQAAADLGAAPFVGFVKVTLPLLVPGMIAAGALALAMSIDDYVITSFVAGPAVTFPLFVYGAAKVGLPPQVLCFGTLIFVVGLLVMFLNSWLTRRGRR
- a CDS encoding ABC transporter permease → MTAVTALAAPATGPKPPLRARIRRNPAPYLLALAGIAWLLVLFVIPLISGLAVSLMSGNPEDGYTFTWNVGVYAKLFGPEATTPYWLFLGRGVFYGAVATVVTILVGYPMAYFIAFRVRPQWKNFLLLLVMLSFLVSFIIRTDMWAFLLSDQGPVLSVLRAMHLIGTDIHVLGTGAAVIGGLAYNDLAFMVLPIYVALERIDPRLIEASADLYGKKSATFFHTVLPLTRSGIFAGVLLVFIDSAGDPVSPSLLGGTHTYTIGQAIQDAYLTNQQYNVAAALSTVLMIVLGVILFAYARIAGTDNIEDLV
- a CDS encoding ABC transporter substrate-binding protein; translated protein: MTPNDPALIRGLTQQRLSRRTLLRGALTGLGAVAMSATLAGCGIPGSPAGQAQQQIDWPAFWAKQKKTGMLDFANWPLYIDQDKGKIPSLEMFTKATGIKVDYMPVIQGNAPFYATIAPQLRAHQALGYDIVVMTNGWELTEMIRNGFLMQLDHSRLPNFAKYAADSVKNPPYDPGNAHSVVWQTGFTGLAYNKKLSPKKITSFQDLLDPALKGRIGMMNDNTELGSAGLLATGVKPVDSTPADWRRAADWLKKQRVNVTGYYDQSYIDKLQNGDTWVSQAWSGDVFQAQANGAADLEFVTPDEGQMVWHDNMLIPMQAQHPADALEWMNFYYTPEIAGIVEDWVNYVCPVPAAKQYILEELEDPDVANSPLVFPTPEMERKSNDFYVFRNYDEYEQWNETFNQVIQS
- a CDS encoding ABC transporter ATP-binding protein — its product is MTDERPPAASVPAVVLQHVTKAFDQTHAVQDIDLQLAQGEFFALLGPSGCGKTTTLRMVGGFELPTEGRILLEGADVTALPPYKRDVNTVFQSYALFPHMTVADNVAFGLRRKGVSGGDARRRANDMLELVGLEGFGTRRPHQLSGGQQQRVALARALVNEPKVLLLDEPMGALDAKIRKSMQIELKRIQREVGITFLYVTHDQNEAMSMADRLAVMNGGRIEDIGEPQRVYDRPATQFVAEFLGSCNILPAQLGDDGLRLPDGTAVQVGAEDLKAIATQDARIGLRPEKLVVTRDGASAAGVNRVRGIVRTATYLGASTEYEVVTTWGDVLRSFAQNLDPSQRAAAGEQVTIGWDPDHAFLLPSAADSAPQAAPVTDTIRTATR
- a CDS encoding AMP-binding protein translates to MRLEPLAGDATAVLAAARRMLEGTGPALALGMTGGMPTDVPDGTAVEVPEGTAAVITTSGSTGVPKSVVLSRAALLAGTDATAARIGQGAWLLALPPGYIAGLQVMIRSLRAGCDPILLEGRFDPVAFAEAALAMPPGSYTSLVPAQLQRLLDAAEADDLVAEALRTFAAILVGGQALPLATRERAQDAGARIVRTYGSTETCGGCVYDGVPLQDVRAAIVDGEVRLSGPMLADGYLGDPQLTDAVFVTDDDGRRWYRTGDAGVIDDGVLRIHGRIDNVIVSGGVNVSLDRVERVVRDVAGLAGAVVVGVPDQHWGEASVIVVPRGQALRRSDSAQLDAARQAVADQLGAAARPARLVLVDRLATLPSGKPDREAIRRAVADA
- a CDS encoding 1,4-dihydroxy-2-naphthoyl-CoA synthase; its protein translation is MSVSELFDPDEWMPAPGPDGAAAAYTDITAHVSRDGRIARIAFDRPEVRNAFRPHTVDELYTALDIARCDPRIGVVLLTGNGPSPKDGGWAFCSGGDQRIRGRDGYKYSDSEDSVVERAEGESKSGDTARAGRLHILEVQRLIRFMPKPVIAVVPGWAAGGGHSLHVVCDLTIASAEHGRFKQTDADVGSFDAGYGSAYFARQIGQKFAREVFFLAEEYSAQRAYEMGAVNRVVPHADLEREAVAMARTVLTKSPTAIRMLKFAFNAVDDGMVGQQVFAGEATRLAYGTDEAVEGRDAFLQKRDPDWSPYPWQF
- a CDS encoding glucose-6-phosphate dehydrogenase — translated: MKITKTADWREALPFEAPIIAETVMPGEPARCVTCGIASDPLPRTALWAVKHRHPHDPAGSVRLYCADHAPRVAAPTPLASPSRTVGATRPAGTARPPRAKAAARAPRTAATPKPIEKPEAVCPDCFMVVPPSGICGVCGKQVA